Proteins from one Ornithobacterium rhinotracheale genomic window:
- a CDS encoding adenylate kinase, giving the protein MKNIVLFGPPGSGKGTQAKLLIDKYNWVQLSTGDMFRHHIKNETELGLLAKSYMDKGNLVPDEVTINMLKEELRKHKDAEGIIFDGFPRTTPQAEALDEIVKEVLGGEIDATLALAVEDETLVQRILERGKTSGRSDDASEEIIRNRIKEYYNKTNPVADHYKGQNKWNEVNGEGSLEEITARLIEKINQLD; this is encoded by the coding sequence ATGAAAAACATCGTACTTTTTGGACCTCCGGGCAGTGGAAAAGGAACTCAAGCCAAACTATTAATCGATAAGTACAATTGGGTGCAACTTTCGACTGGAGACATGTTTAGACACCACATCAAAAACGAAACTGAATTGGGGCTACTTGCCAAGTCTTACATGGACAAAGGAAATTTGGTGCCAGATGAAGTAACAATCAACATGCTTAAAGAAGAATTACGCAAGCACAAAGATGCAGAAGGAATCATTTTTGACGGATTCCCACGCACTACCCCACAAGCCGAAGCTTTAGACGAAATTGTAAAAGAAGTTTTGGGCGGAGAAATCGACGCGACTTTAGCACTTGCGGTGGAAGACGAAACCTTGGTGCAAAGAATCCTTGAAAGAGGAAAAACAAGCGGAAGAAGCGACGATGCAAGCGAAGAAATCATTCGCAATCGAATCAAAGAATATTACAACAAAACCAATCCTGTTGCCGATCACTACAAAGGACAAAACAAATGGAACGAAGTAAACGGCGAAGGAAGTTTAGAAGAAATTACAGCAAGATTGATTGAAAAAATTAATCAATTAGACTAA
- the hpt gene encoding hypoxanthine phosphoribosyltransferase produces MEKSITILDKTFVPFLSDEEIQNAIENVAQDIYKKFKDETPLFVGVLNGVVMFFSDMLKHYPGNCEISFIQMKSYQGTSSTGQVKKLMEVPDELVKDRHIIIMEDIVDTGNTLEALYDMMQSKPIASVSIATLLFKPNAYKKDLKIDYIGLSIPDKFVVGYGLDYDGLGRNIPEIYQLKEN; encoded by the coding sequence ATGGAAAAATCGATTACTATTCTTGATAAAACTTTTGTTCCTTTTCTCTCTGACGAGGAAATTCAAAATGCCATCGAAAATGTGGCGCAAGACATTTACAAAAAATTCAAAGATGAAACACCGCTTTTCGTAGGAGTTTTAAACGGAGTAGTAATGTTTTTTAGCGATATGCTTAAGCACTATCCTGGCAATTGCGAAATTTCATTCATCCAGATGAAATCCTACCAAGGAACCTCTTCCACAGGACAAGTAAAAAAGCTAATGGAAGTGCCAGATGAGCTGGTAAAGGATCGCCACATCATCATCATGGAAGACATCGTAGACACAGGCAATACCCTAGAGGCTCTCTACGACATGATGCAATCAAAACCGATTGCAAGTGTAAGCATCGCAACTTTGCTTTTCAAACCAAATGCTTACAAAAAAGACTTAAAAATCGATTATATCGGGCTGAGCATTCCAGATAAATTTGTGGTGGGATACGGCTTAGACTACGACGGACTGGGACGAAATATCCCAGAAATTTACCAATTAAAAGAAAACTAA
- the hemN gene encoding oxygen-independent coproporphyrinogen III oxidase: MNKELIQKYNIPGPRYTSYPTVPYWDNEHFSVSGWEETLKKSFKESNQKEGISLYLHLPFCESLCTFCACHKHITKRHQEVEMPYIQTVLKEWDLYLNLLDEKPIIKELHLGGGTPTFFSPENLKFLLESIFSKAEIAENPEFSIEGHPNNTTYEHMKMLYDLGFRRISFGVQDYDLKVQEAIHRIQPFENVKRVTDQAREIGYESISHDLVFGLPFHTLDKMKYTIAKTKELNPDRIAFYSYAHVPWIKGVGQRGFDEKDLPSPAEKRELYEVGKEIFEQMGYEEIGMDHFSLKTDKLYLASKNGTLHRNFMGYSSSKTQVMIGLGMSSISDSWYSFAQNNKSLKEYTELVENGIIPVTKGHILSQEDLTMRRHILNLMCNLKTNFKELPIENLDDIKTRLAEMERDELIEFTDDELIVTEAGRIFIRNICMAFDLRMLRNKPETRIFSMTI, from the coding sequence ATGAACAAAGAATTAATTCAAAAATATAATATTCCTGGTCCACGATACACCAGCTACCCCACTGTTCCCTACTGGGACAACGAGCATTTTTCGGTATCGGGCTGGGAAGAAACACTTAAAAAATCATTTAAAGAATCTAATCAAAAAGAGGGAATTTCGCTGTATTTGCACTTGCCATTTTGCGAAAGTCTGTGCACTTTTTGTGCTTGCCACAAGCATATTACCAAACGCCACCAAGAGGTGGAAATGCCTTATATCCAAACGGTTTTAAAAGAATGGGATTTATACTTAAACCTTTTAGACGAAAAACCAATCATCAAGGAATTGCATTTAGGAGGAGGCACCCCAACTTTCTTTTCGCCTGAAAATTTAAAATTCTTATTAGAAAGTATTTTCAGCAAAGCGGAAATTGCCGAAAATCCTGAATTTAGCATCGAAGGGCACCCCAACAATACAACTTATGAGCATATGAAAATGTTGTATGATTTAGGGTTTCGCCGTATCAGTTTTGGTGTGCAAGATTATGATTTAAAAGTGCAAGAAGCCATTCACCGCATTCAGCCGTTTGAAAATGTAAAACGAGTTACCGATCAAGCCAGAGAAATTGGTTATGAGAGCATTAGCCACGATTTGGTATTTGGATTGCCGTTCCACACCTTAGACAAAATGAAATATACCATTGCTAAAACCAAGGAGCTCAATCCAGACAGAATTGCGTTTTATAGCTATGCACATGTGCCGTGGATCAAAGGCGTGGGACAGCGTGGTTTTGATGAAAAAGATTTGCCCTCTCCTGCCGAAAAACGAGAATTGTACGAAGTGGGAAAAGAAATTTTTGAACAAATGGGCTACGAGGAAATCGGAATGGATCATTTTTCATTAAAGACCGACAAGCTTTATTTAGCTTCCAAAAACGGAACGCTACATCGCAATTTCATGGGCTACAGTTCGTCTAAAACACAGGTAATGATTGGACTGGGAATGTCCTCTATTTCAGATAGCTGGTATAGTTTTGCCCAAAATAATAAATCCCTGAAAGAATACACCGAATTGGTAGAAAACGGAATTATTCCCGTAACCAAGGGGCATATCCTTAGCCAAGAAGATTTAACCATGCGTCGCCATATTCTAAATTTAATGTGTAATTTAAAAACCAATTTTAAAGAACTCCCAATTGAAAATTTAGACGACATTAAAACACGATTGGCAGAAATGGAACGCGATGAATTGATTGAATTTACCGATGATGAACTAATCGTTACCGAAGCGGGGCGAATCTTTATTCGCAACATTTGTATGGCATTTGATTTGAGAATGCTTCGAAATAAGCCCGAAACCCGAATTTTTTCGATGACAATTTAA
- the kdsA gene encoding 3-deoxy-8-phosphooctulonate synthase, with protein MIQNLPKIQFTDSGNFFLIAGPCAIENEETPFAIAEELVKITNDLKIPFVFKGSFRKANRSRIDSFTGIGDEKALKIIQKIGETFNVPTTTDIHESSDAALAAKYVDVLQIPAFLVRQTDLVVAAAKTGKAVTLKKGQFLSPESMQFPVQKVTDSGNQNVAIIERGTTFGYQDLVVDFRGIPVMQQYAPVILDITHSLQQPNQSSGVTGGKPALIETIAKAGIATGVDGIFIETHPNPSQAKSDGANMLPINQMRDLLEKLIKIREAINS; from the coding sequence GTGATACAAAATTTGCCCAAAATACAATTTACCGATTCTGGTAATTTCTTTTTAATAGCAGGACCTTGCGCCATAGAAAACGAGGAAACACCTTTTGCCATTGCAGAAGAATTAGTAAAAATCACTAATGATTTAAAAATCCCTTTCGTGTTTAAAGGTTCGTTCCGAAAAGCTAACCGTTCGCGTATCGATAGCTTTACGGGAATTGGCGACGAAAAAGCCTTAAAAATCATTCAGAAGATAGGCGAAACTTTTAATGTGCCTACTACAACAGACATTCACGAAAGTAGCGATGCCGCACTTGCTGCCAAATATGTAGATGTATTGCAAATCCCCGCATTTTTGGTGCGCCAAACTGATTTAGTCGTAGCGGCTGCCAAAACGGGAAAAGCGGTAACTTTGAAAAAAGGACAATTTCTTTCGCCAGAAAGTATGCAATTTCCCGTGCAAAAAGTAACCGACAGCGGAAACCAAAATGTCGCCATCATTGAACGAGGTACTACTTTTGGCTACCAAGATTTGGTAGTAGATTTCAGGGGAATTCCTGTAATGCAGCAATATGCTCCTGTGATTTTGGACATCACACATTCACTTCAACAACCGAATCAATCAAGCGGCGTAACGGGCGGAAAACCAGCACTTATAGAAACCATAGCTAAAGCTGGAATCGCCACAGGCGTAGACGGAATTTTTATCGAGACACACCCGAATCCAAGCCAAGCCAAAAGTGATGGTGCTAATATGCTACCAATTAATCAAATGCGCGATTTGCTTGAAAAATTAATTAAAATCAGAGAGGCTATAAACTCATAA
- a CDS encoding amidohydrolase family protein, with translation MSTLQHFDPKDAVIEKIKEKGGWVNCHAHLDRAYSLQKDTFSFTNSYLKEKWHLVDEMKKNSTVDIIYDRMARAIEYFLEQGAQAVGSFIDVDEVMQDRSIKAAQRIMDKYGKDIEIRWANQVLKGVIDPKAREWFDLSSDFVDIIGGLPAKDFGREEEHLDILMETAKAKNKLVHVHVDQFNTDEETETELLARKTIEHGLQGKVTAVHSISVAAHPKKYRYELYDLINEAQMHVISCPTAWIDHNRTERLAPSHNSVTPVDEMIPHGINVAFGTDNINDIYKPFSDGNLWTELRVMLESCHYYDVEKLSDIATINGLKCLGIEK, from the coding sequence ATGAGTACACTACAACACTTCGACCCGAAAGATGCAGTTATTGAAAAAATCAAAGAAAAAGGTGGCTGGGTAAACTGCCACGCACACCTCGACAGGGCTTACTCCCTGCAAAAAGACACTTTCTCGTTTACTAATTCTTATTTAAAAGAAAAATGGCACTTGGTAGATGAGATGAAAAAAAATTCTACCGTAGACATCATTTATGACAGAATGGCGCGCGCTATTGAATACTTCTTAGAGCAAGGGGCGCAGGCCGTGGGTTCCTTCATTGATGTGGACGAGGTGATGCAAGACCGAAGCATCAAGGCAGCGCAGAGAATCATGGATAAATATGGAAAAGATATCGAGATTCGCTGGGCAAACCAAGTGTTGAAAGGAGTAATTGATCCAAAAGCAAGAGAATGGTTCGACCTTTCGTCTGACTTCGTAGACATCATCGGAGGGCTTCCTGCCAAAGATTTTGGTAGAGAGGAAGAACACCTTGACATCCTTATGGAAACTGCCAAAGCTAAAAACAAATTAGTACATGTGCATGTGGATCAGTTCAACACAGACGAGGAAACTGAAACCGAGCTTTTAGCTAGAAAAACTATCGAACACGGATTACAAGGTAAAGTAACCGCAGTGCACTCAATCTCAGTAGCTGCACATCCTAAAAAATACCGTTACGAATTATATGATTTAATCAACGAAGCACAAATGCATGTTATCTCATGCCCTACTGCGTGGATCGACCACAACCGTACAGAGCGTTTGGCACCAAGCCACAACTCCGTAACGCCAGTAGATGAGATGATTCCGCACGGAATTAATGTTGCCTTCGGGACAGATAACATCAACGATATCTATAAGCCATTCTCTGATGGAAACTTGTGGACAGAACTTCGCGTAATGCTTGAATCCTGCCACTACTATGATGTAGAAAAACTTTCGGACATCGCAACCATCAATGGTCTAAAATGTTTAGGTATCGAGAAGTAA
- a CDS encoding DUF5686 family protein, whose product MKKTLIIIAFFLVSFTLNAQEITDQNIFLKQLKINAEDNNVATKVIKEVIENRKQNSPERLPNFSFNSYTKIYNEFAPLITLNKMDKDTKSDFLDSKKSLEFLAEKANRYIHDERYGNKIITDAYRISGLQSDLPELIAITPLPYELDEKTFNFFYFKTFINPISAHGINFYSYRIKDTIQLNDRKTIQVNFKSIKEVETPLYGTIWVDVDTKGVAKFEAEYVNSHDYIFNSGGFQILDKGTTKSYEMVSNYKFMNNVWLPTTQYYKLLSIKTKEVNGVETKVSSSSTIMEKVFSDFKFDNHFMAKDFKGYSYEIDADARKDFEQRITSYRPQDLTPIEKNTYIKIDKEGKEENLDFYLKKARFLINGLNFNLGKVDLILPEFFGNNEYEGIRLGLGLQTNEYFNRRVSFNGHVNYGFKDKKIKYGVGTKYLAVPKNNGFFSFDYMDDLNAAGRFFSPLRTGFNVFRVTAINGNKHDFFNQKKFSLAYQQDFFDNLTLRIGTHHAEEKNLFNPNLGNQKFNNNLLSFNLKWSPFSQYIKVPYGTFTLKDGSPNIYLNVLKSNKVANGDFDFTRVEGAVEYQFNLFPRETYIKINAGATLGKTPLWYSFNHGSNNLNESVFDVLNLGGTDTFETMPADTFYSTQFISLLGRQKLFNLNGKKKSAPTYLIVKTMYGKTQSNDLLYADGKIAPNKWFSEAGLEFRKLLLGSVGIGVYYRFGAYNVGKIKQDLSIKSIIDLPFAKIKF is encoded by the coding sequence ATGAAAAAAACGCTCATTATCATCGCCTTTTTTTTGGTTTCTTTTACGCTTAATGCGCAAGAAATTACTGACCAAAATATTTTTCTAAAGCAACTTAAAATTAATGCAGAAGATAATAATGTTGCGACCAAAGTGATTAAAGAAGTTATCGAGAATAGAAAACAAAACAGCCCCGAGCGTTTACCTAATTTTAGTTTTAATTCTTATACTAAAATTTATAATGAGTTTGCTCCACTCATTACTTTGAATAAAATGGATAAAGACACCAAATCGGATTTTTTGGATTCCAAAAAGAGTTTAGAGTTTTTAGCCGAGAAAGCCAATCGCTACATTCACGACGAGCGCTATGGCAATAAAATCATTACCGATGCGTATCGAATTTCGGGGCTTCAATCGGATTTGCCAGAGCTGATTGCCATCACCCCTCTGCCTTACGAATTGGACGAAAAAACCTTTAATTTCTTTTATTTTAAAACCTTCATAAATCCGATTTCTGCTCACGGAATTAATTTTTACAGCTACCGAATCAAGGACACCATTCAGCTGAATGACAGAAAAACAATCCAAGTTAATTTTAAAAGCATCAAAGAAGTAGAAACTCCACTCTACGGAACGATTTGGGTAGATGTAGACACCAAAGGGGTGGCTAAATTTGAAGCAGAATATGTGAATAGCCACGATTATATTTTTAATTCTGGAGGTTTTCAGATTTTGGACAAAGGCACGACCAAAAGTTATGAAATGGTGAGTAACTATAAATTTATGAACAATGTTTGGCTACCGACAACGCAATACTATAAACTACTCTCTATCAAGACCAAAGAAGTTAATGGCGTAGAAACCAAAGTTTCGTCATCTTCTACGATAATGGAAAAAGTGTTTAGCGATTTTAAATTCGACAATCATTTTATGGCTAAAGATTTCAAAGGCTATTCCTACGAAATTGATGCCGACGCGCGCAAAGATTTTGAACAAAGAATTACTAGCTATCGTCCGCAAGATTTGACGCCGATTGAAAAAAACACTTACATCAAAATTGATAAAGAAGGAAAAGAAGAAAATTTAGATTTTTATCTAAAAAAAGCAAGATTCTTAATTAATGGGCTAAACTTTAATCTTGGAAAAGTTGATTTAATTTTACCCGAGTTTTTTGGGAACAATGAATACGAGGGAATCCGTTTAGGGCTGGGGCTACAAACCAACGAGTATTTCAACAGGCGAGTGAGCTTTAATGGGCATGTAAATTATGGTTTTAAAGACAAAAAGATTAAATACGGCGTAGGTACCAAATATTTGGCAGTGCCTAAAAACAACGGATTCTTTTCCTTCGACTATATGGACGATTTGAACGCCGCGGGACGATTCTTCTCGCCACTCAGAACGGGGTTCAATGTTTTTAGAGTAACGGCAATCAACGGGAATAAGCATGATTTCTTTAATCAAAAGAAATTCTCCCTAGCATATCAGCAAGATTTCTTTGATAATCTCACCCTGCGAATAGGCACACACCACGCCGAGGAAAAAAATCTATTTAATCCTAATTTAGGAAATCAAAAATTCAACAATAATTTGTTAAGCTTTAATCTAAAATGGTCGCCATTTAGCCAATATATAAAAGTGCCCTACGGAACCTTTACGCTAAAGGATGGCTCGCCAAACATTTATTTAAATGTATTAAAATCCAACAAAGTAGCCAACGGAGATTTCGACTTCACTCGTGTGGAGGGTGCCGTAGAATACCAATTCAACCTGTTCCCGAGAGAAACTTATATCAAAATCAACGCAGGAGCCACTTTGGGCAAAACACCACTCTGGTACAGCTTCAATCATGGCTCCAATAACCTTAACGAATCTGTTTTTGATGTACTTAACCTAGGCGGAACCGATACTTTCGAGACCATGCCTGCCGATACATTTTACAGCACACAATTCATTTCGCTACTAGGTCGCCAAAAATTATTTAACCTAAATGGCAAAAAGAAATCTGCCCCTACCTATCTGATTGTAAAGACTATGTACGGGAAAACCCAATCAAACGACCTATTGTATGCCGATGGCAAAATTGCCCCTAATAAATGGTTTAGCGAAGCAGGTTTAGAATTTAGAAAACTACTGCTCGGCAGTGTGGGAATCGGGGTGTATTATCGTTTTGGGGCTTACAATGTGGGCAAAATCAAACAGGATTTAAGCATTAAATCCATCATAGATTTACCTTTTGCCAAAATTAAATTCTAA
- a CDS encoding sodium-translocating pyrophosphatase, which translates to MSDWIIYLPTLFALFGLVVMGAKFSWIKKQNTGEERMQTIAKHIKEGAMAFLNAEYRILLIFVLVASLALAFISYIVPTTHWLIVPAFIVGAVFSAIAGNIGMRVATDANVRTAQAAKTSLPQALKVSFGGGMVMGLGVAGLAVFGLSFIFFCLLGYLGDSEGDFVASMTMVLEALAGFSLGAESIALFARVGGGIYTKAADVGADLVGKVEAGIPEDDPRNPATIADNVGDNVGDVAGMGADLFGSYVATVLAAMVLGNYVVRDMGASAPTEFHGMGPILLPLFIAGCGIIFSIKGAFFVKIKSNDASESQVQKALNKGNWVSIILTAFASLFLILWMLPEVIQMNFFGVGIKEIPSINVFYAVLIGLFVGFAISYFTEYYTALGKRPVLSIVEKSGTGAATNIIAGLGVGMISTFAPIILFAGAIWGAYSFAGFYGVSIAASAMMATTAMQLAIDAFGPIADNAGGIAEMSELPKEVRGRTDVLDSVGNTTAAIGKGFAIASAALTALALFAAYVTFTGIDGINIFKANVLAALFVGGMIPVVFSALAMNSVGKAAMEMVQEVRRQFREIPGIMEGTGTPEYGKCVDISTKAALKEMMLPGAIAIFTPILIGFLMGAESLGSYMAGVTVSGVIWAIFQNNAGGAWDNAKKSIEAGVEVAGVKHAKGTGEHKASVTGDTVGDPFKDTSGPSMNILIKLSCLVGLVIAPILGEQIKKQNNLYEGKPIDDGAIILEEAPQEEVLDADGNYIYQAGDITEIALPNSVVLNEGINSTEKHLVDLLNGGEIDNAGLYETWTTLDQIGFKTGSSELTEKSNKQIENLVKILNAYPDAKLKIGGYTDNVGNPENNLKLSQARAESLKNVLVAKGILADRLKAEGYGEAHPICEANDTSACKAQNRRLDVRFME; encoded by the coding sequence ATGAGCGACTGGATTATTTATTTACCGACGTTATTTGCATTGTTCGGGCTAGTAGTTATGGGGGCAAAGTTCTCGTGGATTAAAAAGCAAAACACTGGAGAGGAAAGGATGCAAACCATTGCAAAACACATCAAGGAAGGAGCAATGGCTTTTCTGAATGCAGAATATAGAATTTTGCTAATTTTTGTACTGGTAGCTTCTCTGGCACTGGCATTCATTTCTTATATTGTGCCGACTACCCATTGGTTGATCGTGCCTGCGTTTATAGTAGGAGCCGTGTTTTCGGCCATTGCGGGTAATATCGGGATGCGTGTAGCAACAGATGCCAATGTGCGTACGGCACAAGCCGCCAAAACTAGCTTGCCACAAGCCTTAAAAGTTTCGTTTGGAGGTGGTATGGTTATGGGGCTAGGCGTTGCAGGTTTAGCCGTTTTTGGGTTAAGCTTTATTTTCTTTTGTTTGCTTGGTTATTTAGGCGATAGCGAGGGAGATTTTGTTGCAAGCATGACCATGGTGCTAGAGGCCTTGGCCGGATTTTCACTCGGAGCCGAATCCATTGCACTTTTTGCGCGTGTAGGAGGTGGTATTTACACTAAAGCAGCCGATGTAGGAGCCGACTTGGTAGGAAAAGTAGAAGCAGGTATCCCAGAAGACGACCCGCGTAACCCAGCAACTATTGCCGACAATGTGGGAGATAATGTGGGTGATGTAGCAGGTATGGGAGCCGATTTGTTTGGTTCTTATGTAGCAACCGTTTTGGCAGCCATGGTGCTTGGAAATTATGTAGTCCGAGACATGGGTGCTAGTGCTCCTACGGAATTCCATGGGATGGGGCCTATTTTGTTACCTTTATTTATTGCTGGCTGTGGAATCATCTTCTCAATCAAGGGGGCGTTTTTTGTAAAAATTAAGTCTAACGATGCATCTGAAAGCCAAGTGCAGAAAGCACTGAATAAAGGTAATTGGGTTTCTATTATACTTACAGCTTTCGCCTCTTTATTTTTAATTTTATGGATGTTGCCAGAAGTGATACAAATGAATTTCTTCGGGGTAGGAATTAAGGAGATTCCATCAATTAATGTTTTTTATGCTGTATTAATTGGGCTATTTGTAGGATTTGCCATTTCGTACTTTACTGAATATTATACCGCACTTGGAAAGCGACCTGTTTTAAGCATTGTAGAAAAATCAGGAACAGGTGCTGCAACCAACATTATCGCAGGGCTTGGCGTAGGAATGATTTCAACTTTTGCACCAATTATTTTATTTGCGGGAGCAATTTGGGGAGCCTATAGTTTTGCAGGGTTCTACGGTGTGTCAATCGCCGCATCTGCGATGATGGCAACCACTGCGATGCAATTAGCTATCGATGCGTTTGGGCCAATCGCCGACAATGCGGGGGGTATCGCCGAAATGAGCGAATTGCCGAAAGAAGTAAGGGGACGTACCGATGTTTTGGATTCTGTAGGGAATACTACCGCGGCGATTGGTAAAGGATTTGCCATTGCCTCTGCTGCGCTTACAGCTTTGGCCTTATTTGCCGCTTATGTTACCTTTACAGGAATCGATGGGATTAATATTTTTAAAGCCAATGTTTTAGCTGCACTTTTCGTAGGAGGGATGATTCCTGTGGTGTTCTCTGCTTTGGCAATGAATTCCGTAGGAAAAGCAGCGATGGAAATGGTGCAAGAAGTGAGAAGACAATTCCGTGAAATCCCTGGAATTATGGAAGGTACAGGAACGCCAGAATACGGAAAATGTGTGGATATTTCAACCAAAGCAGCCCTAAAAGAAATGATGTTGCCTGGTGCGATTGCTATTTTTACACCAATTTTAATCGGATTCCTAATGGGTGCAGAATCGCTTGGTAGCTACATGGCGGGTGTTACTGTTTCAGGGGTAATTTGGGCAATTTTCCAAAACAACGCAGGTGGTGCTTGGGATAATGCCAAAAAGTCAATCGAAGCAGGTGTTGAGGTGGCTGGTGTAAAGCATGCTAAAGGCACAGGCGAGCACAAAGCATCTGTAACGGGTGATACCGTCGGGGATCCGTTCAAAGATACATCAGGTCCGTCTATGAATATTTTGATTAAATTGTCTTGTTTGGTCGGTTTGGTAATTGCTCCGATTTTGGGCGAACAAATCAAAAAACAAAACAATTTATACGAAGGTAAGCCAATTGATGATGGGGCAATTATCTTAGAAGAAGCACCGCAAGAAGAAGTATTGGACGCTGATGGAAATTACATTTATCAAGCAGGGGATATTACAGAAATCGCTTTGCCAAATAGTGTGGTTTTAAATGAAGGAATTAATTCTACCGAAAAGCATTTGGTAGATTTATTAAATGGTGGCGAAATCGATAACGCAGGATTATATGAAACTTGGACCACTTTAGATCAAATTGGATTTAAAACAGGAAGTAGCGAGCTTACTGAAAAGTCTAATAAGCAAATCGAAAATTTGGTTAAAATCTTGAATGCTTATCCAGATGCTAAATTAAAAATTGGCGGCTATACCGATAATGTCGGAAATCCTGAAAATAATTTAAAATTATCGCAAGCCAGAGCAGAAAGTTTAAAAAATGTTTTGGTGGCAAAAGGAATCTTAGCTGATAGACTAAAAGCAGAAGGCTATGGAGAAGCACATCCAATTTGCGAAGCAAACGATACATCAGCGTGTAAAGCGCAAAACAGAAGATTGGATGTTCGTTTTATGGAATAA
- the frr gene encoding ribosome recycling factor, which produces MNIDNIVKETETGMKDSIAHLEKAFSQIRAGRANPAMLGSVMVDYYGNPTPLSQVANVSAPDAMTLNVQPWENSMIQPIEKAIMEANLGFNPSNNGNSVIISVPPLTEERRKDLVKQAKAELETAKISIRNWRKDANNTIKKSEESEDVQKGLEADVQKLTDQYIELAEKTFSNKEAEIMKV; this is translated from the coding sequence ATGAATATAGACAATATTGTAAAAGAAACTGAAACTGGTATGAAGGATTCTATCGCGCACTTGGAAAAGGCTTTTAGCCAAATCCGTGCGGGGAGAGCAAATCCTGCAATGCTGGGTAGCGTAATGGTTGACTATTACGGAAACCCTACTCCACTTAGCCAAGTGGCTAATGTGAGCGCTCCAGACGCCATGACTTTAAATGTTCAACCATGGGAAAATAGCATGATTCAGCCAATTGAAAAAGCTATCATGGAGGCAAATCTTGGGTTTAACCCTTCAAACAACGGAAATTCTGTAATCATCAGCGTTCCGCCATTAACAGAAGAGCGTAGAAAAGACTTGGTAAAACAAGCAAAAGCAGAATTAGAAACTGCTAAAATCAGTATCCGTAATTGGAGAAAAGATGCCAACAACACGATTAAAAAGTCTGAAGAATCAGAAGATGTACAAAAAGGGCTTGAAGCCGATGTACAAAAACTGACAGACCAATACATCGAATTGGCTGAAAAAACTTTCTCTAACAAGGAAGCTGAAATCATGAAAGTTTAA
- the pyrH gene encoding UMP kinase, which translates to MKFKRILLKLSGEALMGERQYGIDPKQIEAYSKQVKEIADMGCQVAIVIGGGNIFRGISGAANGMDRVQGDYMGMLATIINAMALQQGLEDAGVDTRLQTAIEMEKIAEPYIRRKAIRHLEKNRVVIFGGGLGNPYFTTDSAAVLRAIEIEADAILKGTRVDGIYTADPEKDENAKKFDNLSFKEVYDKGLKVMDMTAFTLSEENNLPIVVFDMNTVGNLKKVIDGEDVGTTVTND; encoded by the coding sequence ATGAAATTCAAAAGAATACTTTTAAAATTAAGTGGCGAGGCCCTAATGGGAGAACGCCAATACGGTATTGACCCCAAACAAATCGAGGCCTACTCTAAACAAGTAAAGGAAATTGCCGACATGGGATGCCAAGTAGCCATCGTAATTGGTGGCGGAAACATCTTTAGAGGAATTTCTGGTGCCGCCAACGGAATGGATCGTGTACAAGGCGACTATATGGGAATGCTGGCAACCATCATTAATGCCATGGCATTGCAACAAGGTCTAGAAGATGCTGGTGTAGATACTCGCTTACAAACAGCCATAGAGATGGAAAAAATTGCCGAACCATACATTCGACGCAAAGCCATCAGACACTTAGAAAAAAACCGTGTAGTAATCTTTGGTGGAGGGCTTGGAAATCCATATTTCACAACTGATTCCGCCGCTGTACTACGCGCTATAGAGATTGAAGCCGATGCTATCTTAAAAGGTACTCGTGTAGACGGAATCTACACTGCAGATCCTGAAAAAGATGAAAATGCTAAAAAATTCGATAATTTATCTTTTAAAGAAGTGTATGACAAGGGCTTAAAAGTAATGGATATGACGGCCTTTACTTTAAGTGAAGAAAACAATTTACCAATCGTAGTATTTGATATGAACACCGTGGGCAACTTGAAAAAAGTAATCGACGGAGAAGATGTCGGTACTACTGTAACCAATGATTAA